GCGTGTTTTACACCTCGAGCCAAAGAAAAACAAGGCACTTGAAACCCTTCGGGAACAAACAAAACAGGCTGTTCTCCAAGCCGGCTTTCAAGTGGAAAAAAGGCCGTATCACCCGCATATGACGCTGGCCAGAAAATGGACAGGCGAAGAAGGATTTCCGTCACATGTTCCATTTGAAAGCGGCGAGGTTTCGATGCGGGCTGAACGGTTTTCGCTCTTTCAAATACACTTAAACCAATCACCAAAATACGAAGAAATATTTAAATTTCATTTATCATAATTCATTGCGGAGTGGAGAAACCAATATGGCACAAATCATCAAAATTCATGATTATATATCGAGATATGAGCTTGATCCGTACCATTACATCAATCAGTTTGTACGGCTGAAAAAAGAGCGCTGGCTTTCACTATTAGAAGCAGCGGAGCGCCAGCATGAAGAAAGACAAGCCAGGGCCAAAGAGCCGGAACCGGTGCAGAAACGAAAAAAATTTTCATTGAAAAGAAGAAAAGAAGAGATAAACGCCGATATACAAGAAGAGAGACACCAATGGTTTGAGGAAGAGGACAATTTCCATGTAAGGCTGCCGACGAGCAGAATGGCGCTTGCTTCTTTTTATAAAAGACATTTATATGAATTTCAGCTCAAATGGGCAAGCTCTACTCTTGCAGAAATGTCTCATCTCTCAAACCAGGTGAAGCAGGACCGCATTTTGCGTTATCTGACCCAGCAGCTGCCTGATTCTTATTTCATTATGTATAAGCCTGTGCTGAAAATTCAGCAGGCGGCGGTTGAATTAAGCATTGTGATTATTTCCCCTCTAGACATTTATTGCGTTACGTTCTTAGAGGCGGAAGAAGACAGTGTGTACATAGGGTCTAAAAATCGTTTTTGGGAGAAGAAAACAGCCTCTCAAACTGCATCAGTGTTAAATCCGGGGCTTAGCCTGTTTCGAACGGAATCCGTTGTGTCAAAGATCATAAAGGAAAAGCAGGCCGATATACCGGTTCGCAAATTGCTTCTGAGCAGAACATCGTATATCGATTATCCGGAGGCGCCATATGGATTGGAAATAGTGGATAAGCGGAGCGCCGAAGAGTGGATGGAGCGGCAGAAGAAAAACACCGCCCCGGTTAAACATCATCAGGTAAAGGCTGCAAAGGCTCTATTGTCTTACTGCATGTCTGATTCCTATCGCAGACGAGAATGGCTGGAGTAAAAGAGAACGATTTGAGCGGTTTTCTCATAACATAAGCAGGTGAGAAAGATGAGCCATTGGTTTTTTATTATTAATCCGACAGCGGGGCATCGAAACGGCCTGCGTGTTTGGAAGTCTATTCAAAAGGAATTGGTCAAACGAAAAGTCGAGCACCGCTCATTTTTAACTGAACACCCGGGACACGCAGAGGTGCTCGCCAGGCAGATTTCAACGATACAGGAATACAAGCTGAAGCGCCTGATTGTCATTGGCGGAGACGGAACCATGCATGAAGTTGTCAACGGACTGAAAGATGTTGACGATATCGAACTAAGTTTTGTGCCAGCGGGTGCATATAATGATTTTTCGAGAGGATTTTCTATTAAAAAAATGGATCTGATACAGGAAATCAGGAAGCAAAAGCGTCCGTTAACCAGAACCTTTCATTTAGGGAGCGTTCAATTCCTTCAGGATAAATCACAGATCCTTTTTTTTATGAATCATATCGGGATCGGGTTTGACGCATATGTCAATAAAAAGGCGATGGAATTTCCGTTAAGACGGGTTTTACTGTTTCTGCGCCTGCGATTTCTTGTGTACCCGCTTTCCCATTTGCACGCCTCGGCGACCTTTAAGCCGTTTTCATTAGCTTGTACAACGGAAGGCGAGACGCATGAATTTCATGATGTGTGGTTTGCGATTGTATCCAACCATCCATTTTATGGGGGCGGCATGAAGGCGGCGCCGCTTGCAAATCCGCGCGAGAAGGCATTTGATATCGTGATCGTTGAAAATCAGCCGTTTTTGAAAAAATATTGGCTATTATGTCTGATGGCTTTTGGTAAACATACAAAGATGGCCGGCGTTACGATGTTTAAAGCAAAAGACATTACGTTTTACACGAAGGACAAAATTCCGTTTCATGCTGACGGTGAAATCATGGGAACCACCCCGTTTCGTTTGGCATCCAGTCCTTCACCCCTAAAGATCAAAACATAAACGCCGTTAGGAGGAGAGCTTCCGATGGTCAGTATCCGCCGCAGCTTTGAAGCGTATGTCGATGACGTGAATATCATTACGGTTCTAATTCCGGCTGAACAAAAAGGCATCATGAAACCGCCTTTTCGGCTGGAGACAGAAACAACAGATGTCCCTTTGATTGTCAGGGAGGAATATCCGCTTGAAGAAAAATATAAGTACGTCTGCGTAGCGGACCGTGCAGTGACTCTCGGGACAACACATGCGGTGAGTGCGTCCAGCGGCGACAAAACGGATCTCCAAATAGGCGCGGTCATCCGGACGGGCGCGTTTGATGATGAATTTTATTATGACGGAGAGCTGGGGGCTGTTTATACTGCGGATTATACTGAATTTAAAGTATGGGCGCCTGCCGCGGCCTCGGCTGCTGTCAGGCTTTCACATCCGAATAAAAGCGGGCGCACATTCCAAATGGTTCGGATGGAAAAAGGCGTCTACACCGTAACTGTCGCCGGTGATCTTCACGGGTATGAATATGTGTTCTGCATTTGCAACAATTCAGAATGGACGGAAACCGTTGACCCGTATGCAAAGGCCGTGACGGTAAATGGGGAGAAGGGTGTCGTCCTGCGTCCGGATCAAATGAAAGAGGGCGACCCTCTCGCACCATTCTCCAATCCTGTGGATGCTGTCATTTACGAGATGCACATCCGCGACTTCTCCACCGATGAAAACAGCGGCATGAAAAACAAGGGAAAATACTTAGCGCTGACGGAAACTGATACGCAAACCGCAAATGGCTGTTCTTCCGGACTGGCGTATGTAAAAGAGCTCGGCGTTACACATGTAGAGCTTCTGCCGGTAAATGATTTTGCCGGAGTTGATGAAGAGAAGCCGCTTGATGCTTACAATTGGGGATATAACCCGCTTCATTTTTTTGCCCCGGAGGGAAGTTACGCCTCAACTCCTCATGATCCTCAAATAAGAAAAACAGAGTTAAAACAAATGATCAAAACCCTTCATCAGCATGGCCTGCGCGTCATTTTGGATGTTGTCTTTAACCATGTGTACGAAAGGGAGAATTCCCCTTTTGAAAAGACAGTGCCAGGCTATTTTTTCCGGCATGACGAATTTGGGATGCCGTCAAACGGCACAGGCGTTGGCAATGACATCGCGTCAGAAAGACGGATGGCGAGAAAATTCATCGCGGATTGCGTCATCTATTGGATTGAGGAATACGATGCCGACGGCTTCCGCTTTGATCTGCTCGGTATTTTAGATATGGACACCGTGCTTTACATGAAAGAAAAAGCAACAGCGGTAAAGCCCGGAATTCTGCTTTTTGGAGAAGGATGGGATTTGGCGACACCGCTGCCTCATGAACAGAAAGCCACTTTGGCGAATGCTTCAAAAATGCCGGGCATCGGCTTTTTTAATGATATGTTTCGTGATGCTGTGAAAGGGAACACCTTTCATCTCATGGCAGCGGGCTTTGCGCTCGGCTGCGGTGAAGCAGCGGAAACCGTTATGCACGGAATTGCCGGGTCTTCGGGATGGAAGGCATTAGCACCAATCGTTCCTGAACCGAGCCAGTCCATCAATTATGTTGAGTCACACGACAATCACACTTTTTGGGATAAAATGTCCTTTGCGCTGCCTCAAGAAACTGACAGCCGAAAGAGAAGCAGACAAAGGCTGGCAGCCGCGATTATCTTGCTTGCCCAGGGAGTGCCGTTTATTCACAGCGGACAGGAATTTTTCCGAACGAAGCAGGGTGTGGAAAACAGCTATCAATCCAGTGACAGCATCAACCAGCTGGATTGGGGTCGGCGTGAAACATTCAAAGAAGATGTTGACTACATCCGCAGACTGATTTCGCTAAGAAAAGCGCACCCGGCGTTCCGTCTCAGATCGGCTGCAGACATCAAGCGCCATTTGGAATGTTTGACGCTCAACGAACTCCTCATCGCATACAGGCTTTTTGATCTCGGCGAGGTTGATGAATGGGAAGACATCATCGTGATCCACCACGCGAGTCCGGAATCTGTGGAGTGGAAGTTGCCAAACGACAAAACGTACCGGCTTTTATGTGATACATCGGGTTTTCGGCAAGACCTGAAAGAAATCAAGAAAGCGGTTGCGGTAAACGGTCTCGGAACGGTTATCTTATATTTAGCATCAGATCTTAAGAGTTTTGCTTGACGAAGTTTGTGCTATAGCGCTAAAATTTAAAGGACGGCTATTGATTAGCATATGAGACTCTCAATAGCTGTCTTTTTTATTTTCATACGATTCTTACGAAAAAGGCACTCGCGGGATAGACTAGAGACGATTAGCCTTTATTCTAAAATATTTTAAGAAATGATGGGTTGAACATTGATATGAACTGGTTGGGACAATTACTAGGTAGCGATTGGGAGATCTTCCCCGCCGGAGGAGCTACAGGAGATGCATATTATGCGAAACATAACGGGCAGCAGCTTTTTTTAAAACGTAATAGCTCACCTTTTTTAGCTGTTTTATCCGCCGAAGGCATTGTTCCGAAGCTGGTTTGGACAAAACGGATGGAAAATGGGGACGTGATAACGGCCCAGCACTGGATGACCGGCAGAGAGCTGAAGCCAAAAGATATGAGCGAACGGCCCGTTGCTGAATTGCTTCGTAAAATACACACATCAAAAGCCTTGCTGGACATGCTGAAGAGACTTGGAAAAGAACCGCTGAACCCGGGGGCTCTTTTGTCTCAGCTTAAGCAGGCTGTATTTGCTGTGCAGCAATCTTCGCCGCTGATTCAAGAAGGGATCAAGTATTTAGAAGAACATCTGCATGAAGTGCATTTCGGTGAGAAAGTCGTTTGCCATTGTGATGTCAATCATAATAACTGGCTATTGTCTGAAGACAACCAGCTGTATTTAATTGACTGGGACGGCGCCATGATCGCCGATCCGGCGATGGATCTCGGCCCTTTGCTGTACCACTACGTCGAAAAGCCAGCTTGGGAGAGCTGGCTGAGCATGTACGGCATTGAGCTAACAGAGGGCCTGCGCCTACGAATGGCTTGGTATGTGTTAGCTGAAACAATCACTTTCATCGCCTGGCATCATGCAAAAGGCAATGATAAGAGATTTCATGATGCGATGGAAGAACTGCATATACTCATGAAACGTATCGCTGAATAATCAGGAATATGAATCCATTTGCTCTACCCATTGAGACAGGCTGGTCTGATGCTCTTGTATGTGTGAGTCGATGGATTTGGACGATATTCCTGATTGGCTGTAGCGGTAAACATCTTCAAGCACGTTTTTGAAGTTTGAATCAAGCTCGGTGTTTGCCATGAGCGATTTAATCACGCGTTCAAGCTGCTCGTACTCTGCAACGGTTCCGCAGCAGTCCAATTGATGGTCAGTCAATATATCCTTTAATAAATGAACTTGATGCTCATAATGTAAACCCATAACGGTACACATCCCTTCAGTATCATACGGGTTAAATTGTTCAAAACAGAGCGTTTTTATACATGTGAAAGGAGTGTTCCGACAGACGGGAACCTCTTTTTTTATATACTCAGCTTTAGCAGGCACGCTTTAAAAAAACGAGCTTGCGGGTCTTTTTAATTCATGGTATGTTGTTAGTCGAAATAATAGATAGAGGTGTCAATCATATGAGAATGCGCCACAAGCCTTGGGCTGATGACTTTTTGGCTGAAAACGCAAATATTGCCATCAGCAACCCTGCTGATTATAAAGGAAAATGGAACACAGTGTTTGGCAACGACAATCCCATTCATATCGAGGTGGGGACAGGAAAAGGGCAATTTATTTCTGGAATGGGCAAACAAAATCCAGACATCAATTATATTGGAATTGAGTTATTTAAAAGCGTTATCGTGACAGCCGTGCAAAAAGTAAAAGATAGTGAAGTGCCAAATGTAAAACTTCTGAATATAGATGCGGACACGTTGACGGATGTATTTGAGCCAGGTGAGGTCAAACGGGTTTACTTAAACTTTTCTGATCCTTGGCCGAAGAAACGCCATGAAAAACGCCGTCTGACATATTCCCACTTCCTCAAAAAATATGAAGAAGTAATGGGGAAAGGCGGAGCGATTCATTTTAAAACGGACAACCGCGGCTTGTTTGAGTACTCTTTGAAGAGCTTCTCTGAGTACGGCCTGCTGCTGACATATGTCAGTCTCGACCTGCATAACAGCCATCTGGAAGGCAATATTATGACAGAATATGAAGAAAAATTCTCAGCGCTCGGCCAGCCGATCTATCGGGCTGAGGTTGAATGGAGAACATAAACAGACTCTGATACAGGAGTCTGTTTTTTTTATGGGCCGTTTGCTACCATGATGACAGGAGGGATGAAAATGGAAACAATGAAAATGGGAAATTTCACGTTGACCTGGCTTAACGGAGGCGTGACACATATGGACGGAGGCGCCATGTTCGGCGTTGTTCCAAAGCCGCTATGGTCTAAAAAATATCCAGTTAATGAAAAAAACCAGATTGAACTAAGGACAGATCCGATTCTCATTCAAAAGGACGGGCTCAATATTATCGTCGACGCCGGGATTGGTTCCGGCAAGCTGACTGATAAACAAAAACGAAACTATGGTGTGACACAGGAGTCGAATGTGAAAACCTCATTAGCGGCACTCGGATTAACGGTGAATGATATTGACGCTGTCGCTATGACACACCTCCATTTCGACCATGCCTGCGGTTTGACGGAATATGAAGGAGAGCAACTCGTGTCAGTTTTTCCGAATGCAGTGATTTATGCATCAGCTGTTGAGTGGAATGAAATGCGCCATCCTAATATCAGGTCAAAAAATACGTACTGGAAAGAAAACTGGGAGGCTGTTGCCGGCCAAGTCAAAACCTTTGAAGACACCTTCACGATCACAGAGGGGATTACGCTGCATCACACCGGGGGCCATAGCAACGGCCACAGTGTACTTATATGCGAGGATGCGAGTGAAACCGCCGTACATATGGCTGATCTGATGCCGACACACGCCCACCAAAATCCCCTATGGGTGCTGGCTTATGATGATTATCCGATGACCTCCATCCCGCAAAAGCAGAAATGGCAGGCATTCGCGGCGGAAAAAGACGCTTGGTTTATTTTTTATCACGATGCCCAATACCGTGCGCTGAAATGGGATGAGAATGGAAGTATCAAAGATGCAGTCAAGCGCATAAAGCAATAGCATATTTTCATGTTTACCCTGCATGTTTTCCGGATAATAATGCAAACCTAGTACCAATTATGCTCAGAAAGGAAGAGGCAGGGTGAAACAATTCAAAGTAACAAACGAAGGAGACATTCAAACAACATTAAGAGGCCTTGAAATACTCTCTGTTCCTTTTTTGAACAAAGGTGTTGCTTTTACTGAGGAAGAAAGAAAAGAACTGGGGTTAAAAGGCTTTCTCCCGCCAAAGGTATTAACGATTGAAGATCAGGCGAAAAGGGCGTATGAACAATATTCCGCTCAGCCTGATGATTTGAGCAAAAATGTGTATTTAACCGCGCTGCATGATCGGAATGAAACGCTGTTTTACCGCCTGTTAAATGATCACTTAGGGGAAATGCTACCGATTGTCTATACACCCACAGTTGGAACGGCGATCCAGAGATACAGCCATGAATACAGAAAGCCAAGAGGGCTTTACCTATCAATCGATGACCCAGACGGTATGAGAGAAGCATTCAAACAGTATAAAGATCAACGCGATACAATCGATTTAATCGTTGCAACGGATGCGGAAGGAATTTTAGGAATCGGAGACTGGGGTGTCGGCGGAATCGCGATTTCTATTGGCAAGCTGGCGGTTTATACGGCGGCTGCCGGCATAGATCCAAGCAGAGTGCTGGCTGTTGTTTTAGATGCGGGGACAAACCAGGAGAGCCTCTTGAACGACCCGCTTTATGTCGGCAACCAGCATTCCAGAGTGCGCGGTGAACGCTATGACCAATTTATTGACGAGTATGTTGCGCTCGCGAGAGAATCATTCCCGAATGCGTTGCTGCACTGGGAGGATTTTGGAGCGAAAAACGCGCGCAGCATTTTGAAACGTTATAAAGACAAAATTTGTACATTTAATGATGATATCCAAGGAACAGGCGCGGTTTCACTGGCGGCCGTTTTATCTTGTGCAAAAGCGTCTAAAGTGCCGCTGAGAGATCACAGAGTCGTCATATTCGGAGCGGGGACGGCAGGAATCGGGATTGCTGAACAGCTGCGCGAGGCTTTGGTGCGTGAAGGATTGAGTGAGGAAGAATCTTTCAACCGCTTCTGGTGCATAGACCGAAACGGACTGTTAACAGATGATATGGAGCAGCTTCTTGATTTCCAAAAGCCTTACGCGCGTCCGGCTGATGAGGTCAAGGATTATCAGCGGAACGGAGAAGGAGGAGGCATTGATCTCCTTGAAGTGGTCCGGCAGGCGAAACCGACGATCCTGATCGGCACATCAACTGTTTCGGGCGCATTTACTGAAGAAATTGTTAAAGAAATGGCTTCACATGTGAAACGGCCGGCCATTTTGCCAATGTCGAATCCGACCGCTCTTTCCGAAGCGAAACCTCAGGATTTGATCAAATGGACGGAAGGCCGCGCACTTGTCACGACAGGAAGCCCGTTTGCGCCTGTGGAATATGACGGCGTCACGTACCATATCGGCCAGGCAAACAACGCGCTTGTTTTTCCTGGTCTCGGGCTTGGAACGATTGTCACCAAATCAAAATTAATAACTGATGGCATGTTCGAAGCATGTGCCCGGGCGATCGCAAGTATGGTCAATGTCGGAGTGCCTGGCGCGCCGATGCTGCCGAAGATAGAGGATTTGCGGACTGTATCGGCAACCGTTGCGGTGGAAGTGGCTAAAACAGCGATTAAGGAAGGCGTTGCGACGGAAGAGCCTGAAGACATCATACAGGCTGTGCAGGACGCCATGTGGTATCCGGTATACAAACCGATACGCGCGATTTCATAAAAAGAGCCGCTGCGTGGGCAGCGGCTTCTATTTTATGCTTGTCCGGTGTTAGGAGGCAATTGTATCAATGACATCTACAATTTCCCCCGTTTTCGCATCCACCATGACTTCATACTGCTCTAATTCTCCGAAAGCGGATCGTGTAATGCCGGTTTTGTATACCTGTACCGTTTCTCCGTTCACATTGTAAGGCTCCGGCTGGGTGTAAATCCATGATCCGTCAATCGGCCCCCGTTGCTTAAAAGCGGATTTTACGATTCGAAGCGCTTTTTCTGAAGAAATATAAGGCTTCA
The Bacillus vallismortis genome window above contains:
- a CDS encoding YtnP family quorum-quenching lactonase, which codes for METMKMGNFTLTWLNGGVTHMDGGAMFGVVPKPLWSKKYPVNEKNQIELRTDPILIQKDGLNIIVDAGIGSGKLTDKQKRNYGVTQESNVKTSLAALGLTVNDIDAVAMTHLHFDHACGLTEYEGEQLVSVFPNAVIYASAVEWNEMRHPNIRSKNTYWKENWEAVAGQVKTFEDTFTITEGITLHHTGGHSNGHSVLICEDASETAVHMADLMPTHAHQNPLWVLAYDDYPMTSIPQKQKWQAFAAEKDAWFIFYHDAQYRALKWDENGSIKDAVKRIKQ
- a CDS encoding YtzH-like family protein translates to MGLHYEHQVHLLKDILTDHQLDCCGTVAEYEQLERVIKSLMANTELDSNFKNVLEDVYRYSQSGISSKSIDSHIQEHQTSLSQWVEQMDSYS
- a CDS encoding phosphotransferase family protein, producing the protein MNWLGQLLGSDWEIFPAGGATGDAYYAKHNGQQLFLKRNSSPFLAVLSAEGIVPKLVWTKRMENGDVITAQHWMTGRELKPKDMSERPVAELLRKIHTSKALLDMLKRLGKEPLNPGALLSQLKQAVFAVQQSSPLIQEGIKYLEEHLHEVHFGEKVVCHCDVNHNNWLLSEDNQLYLIDWDGAMIADPAMDLGPLLYHYVEKPAWESWLSMYGIELTEGLRLRMAWYVLAETITFIAWHHAKGNDKRFHDAMEELHILMKRIAE
- the thpR gene encoding RNA 2',3'-cyclic phosphodiesterase — protein: MPDIRPHYFIGVPIPEGIANPIYRAAKNEPVLTFQKWVHPLDYHITLIFLGAADDTQIQQLEGSLAALASDTDPFPIEFGKIDVFGDRRRPRVLHLEPKKNKALETLREQTKQAVLQAGFQVEKRPYHPHMTLARKWTGEEGFPSHVPFESGEVSMRAERFSLFQIHLNQSPKYEEIFKFHLS
- the trmB gene encoding tRNA (guanosine(46)-N7)-methyltransferase TrmB, yielding MRMRHKPWADDFLAENANIAISNPADYKGKWNTVFGNDNPIHIEVGTGKGQFISGMGKQNPDINYIGIELFKSVIVTAVQKVKDSEVPNVKLLNIDADTLTDVFEPGEVKRVYLNFSDPWPKKRHEKRRLTYSHFLKKYEEVMGKGGAIHFKTDNRGLFEYSLKSFSEYGLLLTYVSLDLHNSHLEGNIMTEYEEKFSALGQPIYRAEVEWRT
- a CDS encoding PepSY domain-containing protein, which produces MKLRHLLLGAGLGICTAVVVKQYVMKPYISSEKALRIVKSAFKQRGPIDGSWIYTQPEPYNVNGETVQVYKTGITRSAFGELEQYEVMVDAKTGEIVDVIDTIAS
- a CDS encoding NAD-dependent malic enzyme; translation: MKQFKVTNEGDIQTTLRGLEILSVPFLNKGVAFTEEERKELGLKGFLPPKVLTIEDQAKRAYEQYSAQPDDLSKNVYLTALHDRNETLFYRLLNDHLGEMLPIVYTPTVGTAIQRYSHEYRKPRGLYLSIDDPDGMREAFKQYKDQRDTIDLIVATDAEGILGIGDWGVGGIAISIGKLAVYTAAAGIDPSRVLAVVLDAGTNQESLLNDPLYVGNQHSRVRGERYDQFIDEYVALARESFPNALLHWEDFGAKNARSILKRYKDKICTFNDDIQGTGAVSLAAVLSCAKASKVPLRDHRVVIFGAGTAGIGIAEQLREALVREGLSEEESFNRFWCIDRNGLLTDDMEQLLDFQKPYARPADEVKDYQRNGEGGGIDLLEVVRQAKPTILIGTSTVSGAFTEEIVKEMASHVKRPAILPMSNPTALSEAKPQDLIKWTEGRALVTTGSPFAPVEYDGVTYHIGQANNALVFPGLGLGTIVTKSKLITDGMFEACARAIASMVNVGVPGAPMLPKIEDLRTVSATVAVEVAKTAIKEGVATEEPEDIIQAVQDAMWYPVYKPIRAIS
- the pulA gene encoding type I pullulanase, whose translation is MVSIRRSFEAYVDDVNIITVLIPAEQKGIMKPPFRLETETTDVPLIVREEYPLEEKYKYVCVADRAVTLGTTHAVSASSGDKTDLQIGAVIRTGAFDDEFYYDGELGAVYTADYTEFKVWAPAAASAAVRLSHPNKSGRTFQMVRMEKGVYTVTVAGDLHGYEYVFCICNNSEWTETVDPYAKAVTVNGEKGVVLRPDQMKEGDPLAPFSNPVDAVIYEMHIRDFSTDENSGMKNKGKYLALTETDTQTANGCSSGLAYVKELGVTHVELLPVNDFAGVDEEKPLDAYNWGYNPLHFFAPEGSYASTPHDPQIRKTELKQMIKTLHQHGLRVILDVVFNHVYERENSPFEKTVPGYFFRHDEFGMPSNGTGVGNDIASERRMARKFIADCVIYWIEEYDADGFRFDLLGILDMDTVLYMKEKATAVKPGILLFGEGWDLATPLPHEQKATLANASKMPGIGFFNDMFRDAVKGNTFHLMAAGFALGCGEAAETVMHGIAGSSGWKALAPIVPEPSQSINYVESHDNHTFWDKMSFALPQETDSRKRSRQRLAAAIILLAQGVPFIHSGQEFFRTKQGVENSYQSSDSINQLDWGRRETFKEDVDYIRRLISLRKAHPAFRLRSAADIKRHLECLTLNELLIAYRLFDLGEVDEWEDIIVIHHASPESVEWKLPNDKTYRLLCDTSGFRQDLKEIKKAVAVNGLGTVILYLASDLKSFA
- a CDS encoding YegS/Rv2252/BmrU family lipid kinase; the protein is MSHWFFIINPTAGHRNGLRVWKSIQKELVKRKVEHRSFLTEHPGHAEVLARQISTIQEYKLKRLIVIGGDGTMHEVVNGLKDVDDIELSFVPAGAYNDFSRGFSIKKMDLIQEIRKQKRPLTRTFHLGSVQFLQDKSQILFFMNHIGIGFDAYVNKKAMEFPLRRVLLFLRLRFLVYPLSHLHASATFKPFSLACTTEGETHEFHDVWFAIVSNHPFYGGGMKAAPLANPREKAFDIVIVENQPFLKKYWLLCLMAFGKHTKMAGVTMFKAKDITFYTKDKIPFHADGEIMGTTPFRLASSPSPLKIKT